CCTTGACCGCCTCGAGTACGCGCAACACCTCGGTCGTGGTGCCGGACCGGGTGATCGCGACCACCGCGTCGTAGCCGCGGTCGGTGCCGAGGAACGCCTCGGAGGCGGCGAAGGGGTCCGTCACCCCCTGTCCGGCTGCCTCGCGCAGTGCCGCATACGACTGCGCCATGAACCATGAGGTGCCGCAGCCGACGACGGCCACCCGCTGTCCGGCCTTGGGCAGCGGGCTCGCGGCCGCCCCGATCCGCGCGGCCTCCCGCCACGTCTCCGGCTGGCTGTGCAGTTCCTGCTCCATGTACGAGATCTCGCTCATGGCCCACCCTCCTGCGATGTGCATGTGCTCATCGGTCTGCATCTCTGTGTCCGTGCGTCTGCGTCTCTGCGTCTCTGTGCGTCCGCAGGTCTGCGGGTCTGCACGAAAGTGCAATATTTTCCTTCGTTGCAATCGACTGTACGCAGAAAGTCGTCAGGCTTCCATCCCTCGTTCGGGCGGATGCGCCAGAGGGGAGGTGCGGTGCGGTGGCCTGGTGAGGACTCGTGAGCCGGTCTCATCTGGGTAAATGCTGGCTTGTCGCATGGCGTCGAGAGTGCGTGCGGAGAGGCTCAGGGGAGTGCCGGGAAGTGCGAGAAAGTGTTGACAGCTGCGTGAAACGCGCCGAATACTTGCAAGATCACGCACGAGCTTCGAGCGTGCAGTTCCAGTACGCAGCCCAGCCACGCAGCTCAGTCATGCAGCAAGGCCCGCTCCGCCGCACAAAGGACTTCCCATGTCCATTGCCACGCTCTCCGCGACGCCCCCGCCCCCGTCACCCGGGACCGCACGCCGCACCGGCAGACTGTTCGCGCTCACCGGCGCCGTCGTCGGCGTCATCTACGGCTACGACACCGGCAGCATCTCTGGTGCCCTGGTGTTCCTGAGCAAGGACTTTCATCTCACCGAGGCCGAAAAGGGCCTGGTCAACAGCATCCTGGTGTTCGGCTCCATCGTGGGCGCGCTGATCGGCGGCAAGCTCGCCGATGCCCTGGGCCGCAAGGCGGCGATGCTGATCGTCGCCGGCTCCTACGCCGTATTCGTGGCGCTCTCCGCCGTCGCGCCCAACGTCGTCGTGCTGGACACCGTCCGCTTCCTGCTCGGCATCGCCATCGGCATCTCGATCGTCGCCGCCCCGCTCTACGTCGCCGAATCGACTCCGGCGCGTATCCGCGGAGCCTCCGTCGCCGCCTACCAAGTCGCCACGGTCGCGGGCATCGTCATCACGTACTTCGTCAACTGGGGCCTGTCCGACGGCGGTCACTGGCGCTGGATGCTCGGTCTCTCCGCGATCCCCGCCGCAGTCATTCTGATCCCGTTGCTCAGGCTGCCGGACACCCCACGCTGGTACATCCTCAAGGGGCGCACGGAACGAGCTGTCGAGGTCATGGCCATGACCGACCCGGACGTCGATCCGCGTGAGGAGGTCGCTGTCGTGGCGTCCGCGCTCGACCAGGAGAGCGGTGGATCGGCGCGCTCCTTGCTGCGCAAGCCGTACGCCCGTGCCGCGCTCTTCGTCGTCGGCCTCGGATTCTTCTGCCAGATCACCGGCATCAACGCCGTGACGTACTACAGCCCGCAGATCTTCGAGGAGATGGGCTTCACCGGCAACGGCCAGAACTTCCTGCTGCCGTCCTTCGTCCAGCTCGCCTCGCTGGCCGCGACCGTCCTCGCCCTCCTCATCATCGACCGGCTCGGCCGCCGGGTGGTGCTGCTCTGCGGTATCGGCACGATGGTCGCCATGCTCGCCGTCCTGACCGCGGTCTTCGCCAGGGGCGAGCTGCACGGCGCCTCGACCTGGGTGGGCTTCGCCGCGATCCTGCTGTTCACCGCAGCCTTCAACTTCGGCTTCGGATCGCTGATCTGGGTCTATGCGAGCGAGGCCTTCCCCGCCCAGCTGCGCTCGACCGGAGCCTCGGTGATGCTCACCGCCGACCTGGTGGCCAACCTCCTGATCGCCCAGTTCTTCCCCTCTTTGATGGCCTGGGCCGGTGCGGCCCTGACCTTCGCGGGCCTTGGCGTCCTCGCGCTCGCCGCACTGGTCTTCGCCGCCGCCACCGCGCCCGAGACCAAGGGGCGTCAGTTGGAGGACATCCAGGAGTACTGGCGCAACGGGGGGCGCTGGCCCGCCTCGCCCCCGCCCGTTCCCGCGAGCTCCGGCTCGCTCAGTGGTTCAGCGGCGCCCCCGACGGCGGCTCCGTAGCCCAGGGGAGGGGCGGCGGCTACCGGGCTGACGGTACAGGGCCGACTGTTCCGTCCGTGGGGCTCTCAAGGCGGCGGGGCGGGCCAAGCGGCGTCCACAGAGCCAAGGAGGTGCCCGCAAGCCCGCAGCCCGGAGCGCCGGCGCTCCGGGCTGCGGGGACGGCTGCTCAGGACGGCAGTGGTTCCCGGTACTGCTCCAGAGCCGGGGCGGTCGTCGTCGCCGCGAACTCCGTGATCCGGTACTCACACACCCCGGCGAGGGCGAACGGGTCTTCGGTCACGATCCGCTCGACGGTCGCACGGTCCGTCCCGGCGGCGAGAATCACGCCGCCTTCCCGCGGGATCTTGCGGCCGGCGGCGAGGAAGTGCCCGGCGGCGTACTCCTTCTCCAGCCACTCCCGGTGCTCCTGAAGGAGGGCGTCGACGCGTTCGAGGGGCGCGGTGTAGGTCAGCTCCAGTACGAACATAGGTGCAATATAGACGAGATATCAGGCGGAAGCGCGGCTTCTGACGGGAAGGGAATGCGCAGGCCAGGGCGGATGCCACAGCATGTGTCCCCGGCTGGTGCGGCGTACTCCGCTGGCGCGGCTCTGCGGCACGTACAGGTCCCGGAAGTGCCGCGACCTCAAGGAGAGGACGCAGACACGGTCAGGCCGTGGGCAGCTCCGGGCGGCGCCGCCCGTGCCGCGTGGCGCACTCATAGGCATGCCCCGCTTGGAGGACGGCGAGATCCCCGCGCGGCGCACCGATGAACTGCAGCCCCACGGGCAGGCCGCCCGGGGTGAATCCTGCGGGAACCGAAAGGGCGGGCACGCCGAGGAGGGAGACGAGGTAGGCCGATCGCATCCAGTCCAGATAGGAGTGGGTGGGCCGGCCCGCGACCTCGCGGGGATACTCCAACTCCGCGTCGAACGGCGTGACTTGGCTGACCGGGGCCAGGAGCAGGTCGTACCGGGAGAAGAATTCCAGTATGCCGAGGTACAGCCGGCTGCGGGTCGCGGTGGCGGTAAGCAGGTCGGCGGCGGTCAGCCGGCGGCCCTGCTCGATGTTCTGGACGATGCTGGGTTTGAGGGCCTGCCGGTCGGAGTCGAGCAGGGCGCCGAGCGCCAGGTCGAAGCTGTGTGCCCGTAGCGTACGGAAGGTGTCGTCGGCCCCGGTGAGGTCCGGGCAGGCGGTGTCGATACGGCAGCCGAGTTCTTCCAGGACCCTCAACTGCGGCTCCAGAACGGCGAGTACGTCCGGGTCGGCCGGGGCATGGCCCCCGAGGTCCGGTGTCCAGGCGACGCGCAGGCCGCGCAACTCGCGGTCGAGGGGCACCCGGAACGCCTCGCCGGGGGTCTCCAGACCGATGGGGCAGCGCGGATCCGGACCCGCCATGACCGACAGCAACAGCGCCGTATCCGCCACGGTCCGCCCCATCGGGCCGGGGACCGACAGGGTGTCCCAGAGGTCGCCACCGGGGTGCCGGGGCACGCGTCCCGGCGTCGGCCGCAGCCCGACGACATTGCAGAAGGATGCGGGGTTGCGCAGCGAGCCGCCCATGTCACTGCCGTCGGCGAGCGGTTGCAGCCCGGCCGCGAGCGCCGCGGCGGCGCCGCCGCTGCTGCCGCCCGCCGAACGTGTGGTGTCGTACGGATTTCGGGTGGTGCCGAAGACGGGATTGAAGGTGTGGGAACCGGCGGCGAATTCGGGAACATTGGTCTTGCCGAGGCGGATGGCGCCGGCCCGCTGCAGCCTGTCGACGAGCAAGTCGTCCTCGTCGGGGACGTGGTCGGCGAAGAGCGGTGAGCCGTGTGTGGTGCGCATACCGCGGGTGAGATGGGTGTCCTTGAAGGCGATCGGAATCCCGTGCAGGGGCGGGAGGGCGGCGCCCCGGACGAGACGATCGTCGGCGAGCGCGGCCGCGGAGAGTGCGCCTTCGGGGTCGAGGGTGACGAGGGCGTTGACGGCCGGATTGACCTGTTCGATGCGGTCCAGATGCGCCTGGACGACCTCCCGCGCGGAGACGTCGCGGCGGCGCAGCCGGGCGGCGAGGTCGAGGGCATCGAGCTGATGGAGCGCATCGGGCATGAAGACCTCGGAGGGTTGTTTCAGAGCGGCGAGGTACCGGTGGTGGAGCACGAGCAGATCGCCGAGGGGCTGCCCTCGGCGGCGGCTGCGCGGTCGTCGGAGTCGGCGGGGTCCGGGTTCACGCTCACCAAGGTACCCAGCGCCACTGACAACGCATCATGGTCAGGCATCCCGGCCTGGTCAGAGGCTCGCACCGGTTCGGTAGCGTGGCGGTCACCATGGACACTCCCGGAACGATCTCCTGCGACGACGAACTGCGGAACTGGCCGGCCGACGAAGACCAGGCGCGCGCGGTCCAGGACCGGTTGCGGCCCCACGTGCGGCTCGATGAACCCGGTCCGGAACCGGGGTTCGAGGGCACGGTCGTCGGGGTGGACGTCGCCTACGACGACGCACGTGACGTCGTCGCCGCTGCCGCCGTCGCGCTGGACGCCCGTACGCGCGCCGTCGTCGACGAGGCGACCGCCGTCGGGCAGATCTCCTTCCCGTACGTCCCCGGCCTGCTCGCGTTCCGTGAGATTCCCACCGTGCTCGACGCCCTCGCCCGTCTCACCCGCACCCCTGACCTCGTGGTCTGCGACGGTTACGGGCTGGCGCACCCGCGCCGCTTCGGGCTCGCCAGCCACCTGGGCGTGCTGACCGGGCTGCCCACCATCGGTGTCGCCAAGAACCCCTTCACCTTCCGCTACGCCCTTCCCGGGCCGGACCGCGGCGCCACCTCTCCGCTTCTGGACGGAACGGAGGAGGTGGGACGTGCGCTGCGTACCCAAAGGGGCGTCAAGCCGGTCTTCGTCTCCGTGGGGCATCGCATCGACCTCGACCGTGCCTGTGCGCAAACGCTCCACCTGGCAGCGTATTACCGGCTCCCCGAGACGACCCGGGCCGCGGACGCGCTGTGCCGGAGGGCGCTCGCCGACGCCTGACCGGGTGGGGGCAAGGAGAGCCGGGACTACCCCTGGACGACGCGGAAGGTGATGCCCGCATCCTGGAGGCGGGCCGTCAGCGCATCCCCCATGGCAACCGCGGTGGTCACCTGCCCCGCGGTCTCCGGCAGGTCGTCGAAGGCCAGGCTGAGCGCCGACTCGGCGAGCATCTTCGCCGTCTCGTCGTAGCCGGGGTCACCGCCCGAGACCTCGGTGATCAGGCGTTCGCCACCGCCGGAGGCGACGAAGCGGACCCGGAACCAACTGCGGGCGCGCCGCTCGGGGCCCGGCCCGTCACCCGGCTCCAGACGCCGCGACAACCAGCGCCGCGCGGCCGGCACCTGGGCGAGCGCGCACAGGGCCCCCACCCCCACCGTCCCGCCGACGGCGATGGGCAGCCGTCGTACGCCTGCGTAGTGGCGGTAGCGGAAGTCGGGCCCGTAGCGCTCCAGCGCGGCGGCGGAGCGGGCGATGACCTGAGGATCGAGGGTCGGCAACGGCACGCCCCAGGTGCGTGTTTCACCGCTCCTGAGAGGCGGCCCGAAGGGCGCCCGCACCGTACGGCCGGCCGGTCGCGGCTCCGCCCGCTGCCGGTCGCGGGCGGCCCGCGCCATGGCGACCGGACGCGATGCGACGGCCAGTGCCGAGGCCAGAGTGCCGCCGGAAAAGGTGGCGTTGGTCCGCACGAAGCCGTCGATCCGTACGGGGACGCCTTCGGGGAGGAGCCGAACCGTGAAGAGCACCCCCAAATCGTGCGGAACGGAGTCGAATCCGCAGGCGTGCACGAGGCGCGCACCGGAGGCGCGGGCCGTTGCGTCGTGACGCACATACATCCGGTCGATGAACTCCGGCTCCCCGGTCAGATCGACATAGTCGGTGCCTGCCGCGGCGCAGGCGGCGACCAGCGGCTCACCGTGGAGCAGATACGGCCCGACGGTCGTCGCCAGCACTCTGGTACCGGCGGCGAGGGCGCGCAGCGCGTGGGGATCGCCACTGTCCGCCCGCAGCAGCGGCAGTTTGGCACAGTCCGGGTTGATCGCTGTCAACTCGTCGCGCAGCCGCTCCAGTTTGGCGATGTTGCGCCCGGCCAGCGCCCAGCGGCAGCCCTGGGGAGCATGCGCGGCCAGGTAGGCGGCCGTGAGGGCGCCCGCAAAACCGGTCGCGCCGTAGAGGACGAGATCATGGTCCCGTCCGAAGGTGTCCTGCCGTCGCATCGTGCTTCCTCTCGTGCGTCCTCTCGACCGCCCGCTGGGCACGGAGCCCGGACACCAGGCAGTCACCCCCGCCCCGTCAACGTACGTTCCCGGCCGCCGTCTTGGCCGTTCCCGTGCCGTTCCCGGGGGCAGTATGGGGGGCACGCAGTCTTGATAGAGCATGGTGACCGGTCCAGATTCACCGATGGCACCGATGACATGGGACGTCCTATGTCTGGTCTGCTGCCCCGACCACCACCCAGCGGCTTTCCCCGATGACGCCGCGAACCGTACCGTCCGCCGATCGCCGGAGGAGGCCGGGCAGCCGTGAC
This portion of the Streptomyces sp. 2114.4 genome encodes:
- a CDS encoding sugar porter family MFS transporter → MSIATLSATPPPPSPGTARRTGRLFALTGAVVGVIYGYDTGSISGALVFLSKDFHLTEAEKGLVNSILVFGSIVGALIGGKLADALGRKAAMLIVAGSYAVFVALSAVAPNVVVLDTVRFLLGIAIGISIVAAPLYVAESTPARIRGASVAAYQVATVAGIVITYFVNWGLSDGGHWRWMLGLSAIPAAVILIPLLRLPDTPRWYILKGRTERAVEVMAMTDPDVDPREEVAVVASALDQESGGSARSLLRKPYARAALFVVGLGFFCQITGINAVTYYSPQIFEEMGFTGNGQNFLLPSFVQLASLAATVLALLIIDRLGRRVVLLCGIGTMVAMLAVLTAVFARGELHGASTWVGFAAILLFTAAFNFGFGSLIWVYASEAFPAQLRSTGASVMLTADLVANLLIAQFFPSLMAWAGAALTFAGLGVLALAALVFAAATAPETKGRQLEDIQEYWRNGGRWPASPPPVPASSGSLSGSAAPPTAAP
- a CDS encoding YciI family protein, with the protein product MFVLELTYTAPLERVDALLQEHREWLEKEYAAGHFLAAGRKIPREGGVILAAGTDRATVERIVTEDPFALAGVCEYRITEFAATTTAPALEQYREPLPS
- a CDS encoding trans-acting enoyl reductase family protein, whose amino-acid sequence is MRRQDTFGRDHDLVLYGATGFAGALTAAYLAAHAPQGCRWALAGRNIAKLERLRDELTAINPDCAKLPLLRADSGDPHALRALAAGTRVLATTVGPYLLHGEPLVAACAAAGTDYVDLTGEPEFIDRMYVRHDATARASGARLVHACGFDSVPHDLGVLFTVRLLPEGVPVRIDGFVRTNATFSGGTLASALAVASRPVAMARAARDRQRAEPRPAGRTVRAPFGPPLRSGETRTWGVPLPTLDPQVIARSAAALERYGPDFRYRHYAGVRRLPIAVGGTVGVGALCALAQVPAARRWLSRRLEPGDGPGPERRARSWFRVRFVASGGGERLITEVSGGDPGYDETAKMLAESALSLAFDDLPETAGQVTTAVAMGDALTARLQDAGITFRVVQG
- a CDS encoding endonuclease V — its product is MDTPGTISCDDELRNWPADEDQARAVQDRLRPHVRLDEPGPEPGFEGTVVGVDVAYDDARDVVAAAAVALDARTRAVVDEATAVGQISFPYVPGLLAFREIPTVLDALARLTRTPDLVVCDGYGLAHPRRFGLASHLGVLTGLPTIGVAKNPFTFRYALPGPDRGATSPLLDGTEEVGRALRTQRGVKPVFVSVGHRIDLDRACAQTLHLAAYYRLPETTRAADALCRRALADA
- a CDS encoding amidase — protein: MPDALHQLDALDLAARLRRRDVSAREVVQAHLDRIEQVNPAVNALVTLDPEGALSAAALADDRLVRGAALPPLHGIPIAFKDTHLTRGMRTTHGSPLFADHVPDEDDLLVDRLQRAGAIRLGKTNVPEFAAGSHTFNPVFGTTRNPYDTTRSAGGSSGGAAAALAAGLQPLADGSDMGGSLRNPASFCNVVGLRPTPGRVPRHPGGDLWDTLSVPGPMGRTVADTALLLSVMAGPDPRCPIGLETPGEAFRVPLDRELRGLRVAWTPDLGGHAPADPDVLAVLEPQLRVLEELGCRIDTACPDLTGADDTFRTLRAHSFDLALGALLDSDRQALKPSIVQNIEQGRRLTAADLLTATATRSRLYLGILEFFSRYDLLLAPVSQVTPFDAELEYPREVAGRPTHSYLDWMRSAYLVSLLGVPALSVPAGFTPGGLPVGLQFIGAPRGDLAVLQAGHAYECATRHGRRRPELPTA